A genomic window from Quercus lobata isolate SW786 chromosome 10, ValleyOak3.0 Primary Assembly, whole genome shotgun sequence includes:
- the LOC115964953 gene encoding uncharacterized protein LOC115964953 has protein sequence MNTRLLRPFIRVEVEAAIKEMKPITAPGPDGMPPLFYQSFWSLIGEDICVVVLDCLNNCKIPREIKCTNITLIPKVKSTELITEFRSISLCNVVYKIVAKVLANRLKAILPHVISENQSAFQAGRVITDNILMTFETLHYMKHHQKGKSGFMALKLDMSKAYDRVEWIFLENIMKRMGFDVKWVNLIMECISTVTYSVLINGLHFLLHRAAEARQIRGVSICKKGPRLTHLFFADDSLIFYKALLVECQKIQDLLECYERASGQKLNRNKTSLFFNKSTPSNILDEIKSSLGVQEIKQFERYLGLPSLVGKKKKASLLYIKEKVAAKLQGWKEQLLSQAGREVLLKLPKSLGGLGFKELQKFNVAMLAKQVWRLADNQTSLFHRFFKEKFFPNGSIFYAKEGNGSFAWKSILKGRDVISKGLQWRVGNGALIQIYHDSWLPDPFNKKVVSPRDFLGKDAQVFWPHSPRGKYTVCLAYRLLMDEELSESPSPSDLTLIKKIWKGIWSLHVLNRVKTLLWRAGSDSLPSKANLLKRKVLVDDTCPGCNRESETSFHALLSCTELNSVWEGTFGWLKKISKDCSSFLDVIQLCQSQKDLVDLFAMTVSQIWTRRNQLRVGDNSAPLWKLLPLASDILLEFQRASSELPVAEKVLTNAKWLPPPKGWLKVNFNGAIFKEKSLASIGCII, from the exons atcaatctttttggtCGTTaattggtgaagatatctgtgTTGTTGTGCTTGATTGTCTTAACAACTGTAAAATCCCTAGAGAAATTAAATGTACCAACATTACCCTGATTCCTAAAGTTAAATCCACTGAACTTATTACTGAATTTAGGTCGATCAGCCTGTGTAATGTAGTATACAAAATTGTTGCTAAAGTACTAGCTAACAGATTGAAAGCTATTCTCCCTCATGTGATATCTGAAAATCAGAGTGCCTTCCAAGCTGGTAGGGTTATTACAGACAACATCCTCATGACTTTTGAAACCCTGCACTACATGAAACACCATCAAAAGGGTAAGTCTGGGTTTATGGCTCTGAAGTTAGACATGAGCAAAGCCTACGACCGGGTGGAATGGATCTTCTTAGAAAATATCATGAAGAGAATGGGTTTTGATGTCAAGTGGGTTAATCTAATCATGGAATGTATTTCGACTGTCACTTATTCAGTTCTCATTAATG GTCTCCATTTTCTACTCCATAGGGCAGCGGAAGCTAGGCAAATCCGGGGTGTGTCCATCTGCAAAAAGGGCCCTCGATTGACTCATCTATTCTTCGCGGATGATAGTTTGATTTTCTACAAAGCCTTGCTTGTTGAATGTCAAAAAATCCAAGACCTTTTGGAATGCTATGAAAGGGCTTCCGGTCAAAAGCTGAACCGGAACAAGACCAGCCTTTTCTTCAACAAATCCACCCCTTCTAACATTCTGGACGAAATCAAATCTTCGCTTGGTGTGCAAGAGATTAAGCAATTTGAACGCTATCTTGGCCTCCCCTCGCTAgttgggaagaagaagaaagctagCTTGCTTTATATCAAGGAAAAAGTAGCAGCAAAACTTCAAGGTTGGAAAGAACAACTTCTTTCCCAAGCCGGTAGGGAAGTTCTCCTCAAATTG CCAAAAAGTTTAGGTGGGCTGGGTTTTAAGGAACTCCAGAAATTCAATGTTGCCATGCTGGCAAAACAGGTCTGGCGACTAGCGGACAACCAAACCTCTTTGTTTCATAGATTCTTTAAGGAAAAATTCTTTCCAAATGGCTCCATTTTTTATGCTAAAGAGGGTAACGGCTCTTTTGCCTGGAAGAGCATCTTAAAAGGCAGAGACGTGATCAGCAAAGGGCTACAATGGAGGGTGGGAAATGGTGCCTTGATTCAGATCTACCATGATAGCTGGCTCCCCGATCCATTCAACAAGAAAGTGGTGTCACCAAGAGACTTCCTCGGCAAGGATGCTCAG GTGTTTTGGCCTCACTCTCCTAGAGGCAAATACACTGTTTGTTTGGCATACAGACTCCTTATGGATGAAGAGTTGAGTGAGTCTCCTTCCCCATCTGATTTAACCCTtatcaagaaaatttggaagGGCATTTGGAGTCTTCATGTTCTGAACAGAGTTAAGACTTTGCTTTGGAGAGCGGGTTCAGATTCTCTTCCCTCAAAGGCCAATCTTTTAAAGCGTAAAGTGCTTGTTGATGACACCTGTCCCGGCTGTAATAGGGAGAGCGAAACCTCCTTTCATGCCCTTTTGTCTTGCACTGAATTAAATTCAGTTTGGGAGGGCACCTTTGGCTGGTTAAAGAAGATTTCCAAAGATTGTAGCTCATTTCTGGATGTCATCCAGCTCTGTCAATCTCAAAAGGACCTTGTTGATTTGTTTGCCATGACTGTGTCGCAGATTTGGACCCGTAGAAACCAACTTAGAGTTGGTGACAATTCAGCCCCTCTGTGGAAACTACTGCCCTTAGCCTCGGACATCCTATTGGAATTTCAGAGAGCATCGTCTGAGCTCCCAGTAGCCGAAAAAGTTCTCACCAACGCCAAATGGCTCCCCCCTCCTAAGGGTTGGCTGAAGGTGAACTTCAATGGGgcaatttttaaggagaaaagCCTAGCTAGTATAGGTTGCATCATCTGA
- the LOC115965367 gene encoding endochitinase EP3-like, with the protein MVALSLQKGLLTLVIVGILAANVKGACNCAANECCSQYDFCGTTAEYCGEGCKSGPCTTTTNDVSVPDIVTEDFFNGILNQAQGDCPGKSFYTRAAFLDALNSYNRFAKSGSNDDGKREIAAFFAHVTHETGSLCYIEERDVPTTENNCNTDYPDYPCNPSKRYHGRGPLQLTCNYNYGAAGKAIQFDGLGSPETVANDANISFKTALWYWMTNVHQYVSQGFGATIRAINGPKECDGQDPNKVQSRIQYYQQYCTQFGVAPGDNLSC; encoded by the exons ATGGTTGCTCTTAGTTTACAAAAGGGTCTGCTGACTCTCGTTATAGTTGGAATCCTAGCAGCAAATGTGAAGGGTGCTTGTAATTGTGCTGCAAACGAATGTTGCAGCCAATATGACTTTTGTGGCACTACTGCTGAATACTGTGGCGAGGGGTGCAAATCAGGACCTTGTACCACAACTACTAATGATGTTTCAGTCCCAGATATTGTGACAGAAGACTTTTTCAATGGGATACTTAACCAGGCCCAAGGAGATTGTCCTGGAAAGAGCTTTTACACCAGAGCTGCATTTCTTGATGCTCTTAATTCTTATAATCGGTTTGCCAAGTCTGGTTCTAATGATGACGGTAAACGTGAGATTGCAGCTTTCTTTGCCCATGTCACACATGAGACTGGAA GTTTATGCTATATAGAAGAAAGAGATGTTCCAACCACGGAAAACAATTGTAACACAGACTACCCTGATTATCCATGCAATCCTAGCAAACGTTACCATGGCCGTGGACCACTTCAACTAACCTGCAATTACAATTATGGAGCAGCTGGAAAAGCAATTCAGTTTGATGGGCTAGGCTCTCCCGAAACTGTTGCCAATGATGCGAATATCTCGTTTAAGACTGCCTTATGGTATTGGATGACCAATGTTCACCAATATGTAAGCCAAGGTTTTGGAGCAACAATTCGAGCTATTAATGGTCCTAAAGAATGTGATGGTCAAGATCCTAATAAAGTTCAGTCTCGAATCCAGTATTACCAACAGTACTGTACTCAATTTGGTGTTGCACCTGGTGATAATCTTTCTTGCTAG